The following are from one region of the Flavobacteriaceae bacterium UJ101 genome:
- a CDS encoding biopolymer transport protein exbD2 (Involved in the TonB-dependent energy-dependent transport of various receptor-bound substrates; Belongs to the ExbD/TolR family.) — protein sequence MDIRGRNKVNPNFNMSSMTDIVFLLLIFFIITSSFVSPHAIDLLLPKGEGQVIQGGEPISVSISADGRYYINETEITSEEVEEALFLKFQNTAEEDRTLTIRAEQGVPIEKVVTVLSIANKNKYKTVLATQPVE from the coding sequence ATGGATATTCGAGGAAGGAATAAAGTTAATCCGAATTTCAATATGTCGTCCATGACGGATATTGTATTTCTATTGTTGATCTTTTTTATTATAACATCATCATTTGTTTCCCCTCATGCAATTGATTTATTGTTACCTAAAGGAGAAGGACAAGTAATTCAGGGGGGAGAACCTATTTCAGTAAGTATTTCAGCTGATGGACGGTATTATATTAATGAAACAGAAATTACTTCAGAAGAAGTTGAAGAAGCCTTATTCTTGAAATTTCAAAATACAGCAGAAGAAGATAGAACTTTAACTATTAGAGCAGAACAAGGAGTTCCTATTGAAAAAGTTGTAACAGTGTTATCTATTGCAAATAAGAATAAGTACAAAACGGTTTTGGCAACACAACCAGTTGAATAA
- a CDS encoding exoenzyme regulatory protein AepA yields the protein MKKTILFITSVLAISCSTKKEINTADMVVYNANITTLNENKPNIEALAVKDGIILATGTSKEMLKLKNDSTQIIDAQGRRIIPGLIDSHSHFLRSGLTYTRELRWDGVPTLKEGLEMIRKAAEITPEGEWVRVIGGWTPWQFKEQRLPTPQELTEASPNRPVYMQYFYSAGIVNKKGLEVLGITKDTPDPFEGRFERDAQGNPTGLMLAEPHPGIFYGKIAALPGATKAIEENSTIHMFRELARYGLTGVIDAGGGGFNYPQEYNTAEQLAADGKLPIRTSFYLFAQKPKRELQDFDAWSSANKAGKNTDPHKEHGFELDGAGEYILWEAADYENFRWERPELPDTMGKNLEPILKLLIERRWPFKIHSTYNESIQKILDVIEKVAKEKPLNGLRWSIEHGETITPETVDRIAALGGGLALQDRMVFLGDDFIERYGAEAGKYSPPLRYIYNKGIPVGMGTDGTRGGSFNPFVSLHYMITGKTASGRKIYDKDNVLTREEALRVHTIGSAWFSQEEDVKGRLKKGQYADFVILSEDYMTIPEDDITTIESVLTVVDGKPVYGAEEFTKLAPKAPELQPSWSPLTLFGSYYKKK from the coding sequence ATGAAAAAAACAATCTTATTCATTACAAGTGTGCTAGCAATAAGTTGTAGCACCAAGAAAGAAATCAATACAGCCGATATGGTTGTATACAATGCTAATATTACAACTTTAAATGAAAATAAGCCTAATATAGAGGCACTAGCTGTAAAAGATGGAATAATTTTAGCTACTGGAACTTCCAAAGAAATGCTAAAATTAAAAAATGACTCCACACAAATTATTGATGCACAAGGTAGGAGAATCATTCCTGGATTAATTGACTCCCATTCACATTTCTTAAGAAGTGGCTTAACATACACACGCGAACTTCGTTGGGATGGTGTACCTACATTAAAGGAAGGTTTAGAAATGATTAGAAAAGCAGCTGAAATAACACCTGAAGGAGAATGGGTACGTGTTATAGGTGGTTGGACACCTTGGCAATTTAAAGAACAAAGATTACCAACCCCACAAGAGTTAACTGAAGCATCTCCTAATAGACCTGTATACATGCAATATTTTTATAGTGCAGGAATTGTTAACAAAAAAGGATTAGAAGTCTTAGGAATAACAAAAGATACCCCTGATCCATTTGAAGGTCGATTTGAACGTGATGCACAAGGAAACCCAACTGGTTTAATGTTAGCTGAACCTCATCCAGGAATTTTTTATGGAAAAATTGCTGCTTTACCAGGAGCGACAAAAGCTATTGAAGAAAATTCAACCATTCATATGTTCAGAGAATTAGCTCGATATGGACTAACTGGTGTTATAGATGCAGGTGGTGGAGGTTTTAATTACCCTCAAGAATACAATACTGCAGAACAATTAGCTGCAGATGGAAAATTACCCATCCGTACTTCTTTTTATTTATTTGCACAAAAACCTAAAAGAGAATTACAAGATTTTGATGCCTGGAGTAGCGCTAATAAAGCTGGAAAAAACACAGATCCTCATAAAGAGCATGGATTTGAATTAGACGGTGCTGGCGAATACATTCTATGGGAAGCAGCAGATTATGAAAATTTCCGTTGGGAACGTCCTGAACTTCCTGACACAATGGGAAAAAATTTAGAACCCATTTTAAAATTATTAATTGAAAGACGTTGGCCTTTTAAAATTCACTCTACTTATAATGAATCCATTCAAAAAATATTAGATGTTATTGAAAAAGTAGCTAAAGAAAAACCTTTAAATGGATTACGTTGGTCAATTGAGCATGGAGAAACGATTACTCCTGAAACGGTAGATCGCATAGCTGCTTTAGGTGGTGGTTTAGCCTTACAAGATCGTATGGTCTTTTTAGGAGATGACTTTATAGAACGCTATGGAGCTGAAGCAGGTAAATATAGCCCTCCTTTACGTTATATTTATAATAAAGGTATTCCTGTAGGAATGGGAACAGATGGAACTCGAGGTGGTAGTTTCAATCCATTTGTATCTCTTCATTATATGATCACTGGAAAGACAGCAAGTGGTAGAAAAATATATGATAAAGATAATGTTCTAACCCGTGAAGAGGCTTTAAGAGTACACACTATTGGAAGCGCGTGGTTTTCTCAAGAAGAAGATGTAAAAGGAAGGTTAAAAAAAGGACAATATGCCGATTTTGTTATTCTTTCTGAAGATTACATGACAATTCCTGAAGATGACATTACAACAATTGAATCTGTTTTAACAGTTGTAGATGGGAAACCTGTTTATGGAGCTGAAGAATTTACAAAATTAGCACCAAAAGCACCTGAACTTCAACCTAGCTGGTCACCTTTAACACTTTTTGGTTCTTATTATAAAAAGAAATAA
- the tatD gene encoding 3'-5' ssDNA/RNA exonuclease TatD (3'-5' exonuclease that prefers single-stranded DNA and RNA. May play a role in the H(2)O(2)-induced DNA damage repair; Belongs to the TatD-type hydrolase family. TatD subfamily.; KEGG: emi:Emin_0103 TatD DNase family protein; Endodeoxyribonucleases producing 5'-phosphomonoesters) yields the protein MSKFFSMKFIDTHAHLYSDQFNEDRNEMLQRAFEAKIDRIYLPSIDSSYYQSMVELEQQYPQNLKLMMGLHPCDVKPENYKEELQFVKEQLSKRPFAAVGEIGIDLYWDTSTLKIQQEAFRSQIEWAKELGLPINIHCRDAFEETLEILEELNDEKLYGIFHCFSGTREHAERAIACGMKLGIGGVVTFKNGKIDQFLHEIELKHIVLETDAPYLAPTPFRGKRNESAYVINVAEKLATIYQKGLDEIAEITTQNALEIYKEYEL from the coding sequence TTGTCGAAATTTTTCAGTATGAAATTTATTGACACACATGCACATCTTTATTCCGATCAGTTTAATGAAGATCGAAATGAAATGCTTCAACGTGCTTTTGAAGCGAAAATAGATCGAATTTATTTACCGTCGATTGATAGTTCGTATTATCAATCAATGGTAGAATTAGAACAGCAATATCCTCAAAATTTAAAATTAATGATGGGTTTACACCCTTGTGATGTAAAACCTGAAAATTATAAAGAAGAGCTTCAATTCGTAAAAGAACAACTCTCAAAACGTCCATTTGCTGCGGTAGGTGAAATTGGAATCGATTTGTATTGGGATACTTCTACTCTAAAAATTCAACAAGAAGCTTTTCGTAGTCAAATTGAATGGGCGAAAGAATTAGGATTGCCGATTAATATTCATTGTAGAGATGCTTTTGAAGAAACGCTAGAAATTTTAGAAGAATTAAATGATGAAAAGTTATATGGAATTTTTCATTGTTTCTCGGGAACCAGAGAGCATGCTGAAAGAGCTATTGCTTGTGGAATGAAATTGGGGATTGGTGGTGTAGTAACATTTAAAAATGGCAAAATAGATCAATTTTTACATGAAATTGAATTGAAACATATTGTATTAGAAACAGATGCACCTTATTTAGCTCCAACACCTTTTAGAGGAAAGCGGAACGAAAGTGCATATGTGATTAATGTTGCTGAAAAACTAGCTACGATCTATCAAAAAGGATTAGATGAAATTGCTGAAATTACTACTCAGAATGCTTTAGAAATTTATAAAGAATACGAATTGTAA
- a CDS encoding maf-like protein (Belongs to the maf family.), producing the protein MLQQKLQNRNVILASQSPRRQELIKGLGIDFEVEVKSVEENYSKDLKREEITNYLAKLKASAFSNLNKEDILITSDTIVWFENEPLEKPKNKEEALKMLQKLSGKRHEVVTSICLTSLEKQKVAYDVTQVFFKEFSLEELMFYIEQFKPFDKAGSYGIQEWLGYVGVEKIEGSYVNVMGLPTHLLYRMLNQFVEGK; encoded by the coding sequence ATGCTACAACAAAAATTACAAAACCGAAATGTTATTTTGGCTTCGCAATCTCCCAGAAGGCAAGAGCTTATTAAAGGATTGGGGATTGATTTTGAAGTTGAAGTAAAATCAGTTGAAGAAAACTATTCAAAAGATTTAAAAAGAGAGGAAATCACAAATTATTTAGCCAAATTAAAAGCATCCGCTTTTTCAAATTTGAATAAAGAAGATATTCTAATTACTTCAGATACGATTGTGTGGTTTGAAAATGAACCTTTAGAAAAACCAAAAAATAAAGAGGAAGCATTGAAAATGTTACAAAAACTTTCTGGTAAAAGACATGAAGTTGTAACATCAATCTGTTTAACTTCTTTAGAAAAACAAAAGGTAGCATATGATGTGACTCAAGTGTTTTTTAAAGAATTTTCATTAGAAGAATTAATGTTTTACATTGAACAATTCAAACCTTTTGATAAAGCAGGGTCATATGGAATTCAAGAATGGTTAGGTTATGTTGGAGTAGAAAAAATAGAAGGATCTTATGTGAATGTTATGGGATTGCCTACTCATTTGTTATACAGAATGCTGAATCAATTTGTAGAAGGTAAATGA
- the anmK gene encoding anhydro-N-acetylmuramic acid kinase (Catalyzes the specific phosphorylation of 1,6-anhydro-N- acetylmuramic acid (anhMurNAc) with the simultaneous cleavage of the 1,6-anhydro ring, generating MurNAc-6-P. Is required for the utilization of anhMurNAc either imported from the medium or derived from its own cell wall murein, and thus plays a role in cell wall recycling; Belongs to the anhydro-N-acetylmuramic acid kinase family.; KEGG: zpr:ZPR_3936 anhydro-N-acetylmuramic acid kinase): protein MIESRMNSMNQKEKIQDEYGKAYYTIGLMSGTSLDGLDICYAKFTLQEKWSFEIIEAETIDYDRFWKEKLKNSIHISSEDLLSLDVEFAQFLGNQTQQFIEKYQIQKLDLIASHGHTVFHQPDKGFTLQIGDGRWISKITQYPVVYDFRSQDVILGGQGAPLVPIGDELLFSEYDYCLNLGGFSNISYKEEGKRIAYDIAPVNSVLNQLALKKGLDYDIDGKLAGKGQISTDLLNKLNNLSFYSKKQPKSLGVEWVRKEINPILQNDFNSIEDQMATFVEHSAFQIGQNVQKNKKILCTGGGALNSFLMERIYFYCGNKVEIPSKSLINYKEALIFAFLGVLRKEGKINVLKTVTGANKNHSSGIVQNC from the coding sequence ATGATAGAATCAAGAATGAATTCTATGAATCAAAAAGAGAAAATACAAGATGAATATGGAAAGGCCTATTATACCATAGGTTTAATGTCAGGAACTTCTCTGGATGGTCTGGATATATGTTATGCAAAATTTACCTTGCAAGAAAAATGGTCATTTGAAATAATAGAAGCCGAAACTATTGATTACGATAGATTTTGGAAAGAAAAATTAAAGAATTCCATTCATATTTCAAGTGAAGATTTATTATCATTAGATGTAGAATTTGCTCAGTTTTTAGGGAATCAAACACAGCAATTTATAGAAAAATATCAAATTCAGAAACTTGATTTAATTGCTTCACATGGGCATACCGTTTTTCATCAACCTGATAAAGGGTTTACATTACAAATAGGAGATGGGCGATGGATATCAAAAATTACCCAATACCCAGTTGTATATGATTTTCGCTCACAAGATGTAATTTTGGGAGGTCAAGGAGCACCTCTTGTTCCAATTGGAGATGAATTATTGTTTTCAGAATACGACTATTGTTTAAATTTAGGAGGATTTTCTAATATATCATATAAAGAAGAAGGAAAGAGAATTGCTTATGATATTGCTCCAGTAAATAGTGTATTAAATCAATTAGCCCTAAAGAAAGGGTTGGATTATGATATTGATGGAAAATTGGCTGGAAAAGGTCAAATCAGTACGGATTTATTAAATAAATTGAATAATTTATCATTTTATTCTAAAAAACAACCAAAATCATTAGGCGTAGAATGGGTGAGAAAAGAAATTAATCCAATTTTACAAAACGATTTTAATTCAATTGAAGATCAAATGGCCACTTTTGTAGAGCATAGTGCTTTTCAAATAGGTCAAAATGTTCAAAAGAATAAAAAAATATTATGCACAGGAGGAGGTGCATTAAATTCTTTTTTGATGGAAAGAATCTATTTTTATTGTGGAAATAAAGTAGAAATTCCTTCAAAATCTTTAATAAATTATAAAGAAGCCCTGATTTTTGCTTTTTTAGGAGTTTTAAGAAAAGAAGGCAAAATAAACGTTCTAAAAACAGTTACGGGTGCTAATAAAAATCATTCATCAGGAATAGTGCAAAATTGTTAA
- a CDS encoding putative biopolymer transport protein ExbB-like (Involved in the TonB-dependent energy-dependent transport of various receptor-bound substrates. Protects ExbD from proteolytic degradation and functionally stabilizes TonB (By similarity); Belongs to the ExbB/TolQ family.), with product MNDTVDTLQTVNEIAKGPVVKELSIWEMLFGGEIAGTIIMAILFVLFVLTIYIFFERYFIIKKASKVDTNFMNTIRDFVYDGKIESGLDLCKSTNSPEARMIEKGLTRIGRPLEDISQAIENTAKLEVYQLEKRLNTMATIAGAAPMLGFLGTVVGVIIVFFNITHASGGNINPQDLAGGLFTAMGTTAVGLIVGITAYIGYNYLVSKVDNTVYQLQASAVNFLDVINKPV from the coding sequence ATGAACGATACAGTTGATACATTACAAACCGTTAATGAAATAGCAAAAGGACCAGTTGTTAAAGAGTTATCCATTTGGGAAATGCTTTTTGGAGGAGAAATAGCCGGAACCATTATCATGGCCATTCTTTTTGTTCTTTTTGTTCTTACTATATACATCTTTTTTGAACGTTATTTTATTATAAAAAAAGCATCTAAAGTAGATACTAATTTTATGAATACAATTCGGGATTTTGTATATGATGGAAAAATTGAATCTGGATTGGATTTATGTAAGTCAACCAATTCACCTGAAGCACGAATGATTGAAAAAGGATTGACACGTATCGGTCGACCATTAGAAGATATTTCTCAAGCTATTGAGAATACAGCAAAATTAGAAGTATATCAATTAGAAAAAAGATTGAATACGATGGCGACAATTGCGGGAGCAGCACCTATGCTAGGTTTCTTAGGAACTGTAGTAGGAGTGATTATTGTCTTTTTTAATATTACCCATGCATCAGGAGGGAATATTAACCCACAAGATTTAGCAGGAGGATTGTTTACTGCTATGGGAACTACTGCTGTAGGTTTGATTGTAGGAATTACTGCTTATATTGGATACAATTATTTGGTTTCAAAAGTAGATAATACCGTATATCAATTACAAGCTTCAGCTGTTAATTTCTTAGATGTTATTAATAAACCTGTATAA
- the kdsC gene encoding 3-deoxy-manno-octulosonate-8-phosphatase (Involved in the biosynthesis of lipopolysaccharides (LPSs), but is not essential. Catalyzes the hydrolysis of 3-deoxy- D-manno-octulosonate 8-phosphate (KDO 8-P) to 3-deoxy-D-manno- octulosonate (KDO) and inorganic phosphate; Belongs to the KdsC family.; KEGG: rbi:RB2501_13764 3-deoxy-D-manno-octulosonate 8-phosphate phosphatase (KDO 8-P phosphatase)), translating into MNYKEKLKEIKALVFDCDGVFTDGTFFLHADGYLSRRFNAKDGFALQLAMKKGLQVAIITGGTDEAIKTRFRNLGVTDVFLNARDKAQVFDEFSEQYDINPDEVLYMGDDLPDLPLLKIVGMPCCPNDAVIEVKNASQYISNIKGGEGCVRDVIEQTLKVQNKWMDKEDVIIPSR; encoded by the coding sequence ATGAATTATAAAGAAAAACTAAAAGAAATAAAAGCATTAGTATTCGATTGTGATGGTGTTTTCACCGATGGAACATTCTTTTTACATGCAGATGGTTATTTATCACGTCGATTTAATGCAAAAGATGGATTTGCACTGCAACTAGCAATGAAAAAAGGTTTACAGGTAGCCATTATTACAGGGGGAACTGATGAAGCAATTAAAACTCGTTTTCGTAATTTAGGTGTAACCGATGTTTTCTTAAATGCACGTGATAAAGCCCAGGTTTTTGATGAATTTTCAGAGCAGTACGATATCAATCCTGATGAAGTTTTGTATATGGGAGATGACTTACCTGATTTACCTTTGTTGAAAATTGTTGGAATGCCATGTTGCCCTAATGATGCGGTAATTGAAGTGAAAAATGCTTCTCAATATATTTCAAATATTAAAGGAGGTGAAGGTTGTGTTCGTGATGTAATTGAACAGACTTTAAAGGTACAAAATAAGTGGATGGATAAAGAAGATGTTATTATCCCTTCTAGATAA
- a CDS encoding na(+)/H(+) antiporter NhaB (Na(+)/H(+) antiporter that extrudes sodium in exchange for external protons; Belongs to the NhaB Na(+)/H(+) (TC 2.A.34) antiporter family.), protein MLKYFLGNSPKWFKMAMIGFLIMNIVLYYGLPMIMDTHQAHMIVAWLFIGEFIFTLAMALNCYPLQSGGLLAIQALALGLTTPENAYHEVDSNLEVILLLMFMVAGIYFMKPLLMYIFSKVFTKIKSKLVLSLLFVAIAAVLSAFLDALTVTAVLISVAVGFYGVYHKIHSSDSDYDESGELDRKELSGETLEQFRSFLRSLIMHGAVGTALGGVCTLVGEPQNLLIGEKMGWDFIEFFQRMAHVTLPVFFCGLLTTVVLETTGWFGFGAKLPEVARKIIENYTKEEDDKRTDKENYGLIIQGIAAILLIIGLATHIAPVGFIGLALIIFQTAFMGIIEEHQLGKAFEEALPFTGLLVVFFVIVAMIHDQHLFKPIIDWALALPESQQPGVFYLANGALSAISDNVFVATVYIGEVKAAADAGTITQEHLEELAVAINTGTNLPSVATPNGQAAFLFLLTSALAPLIDLSYGRMVKMALPYTIVLGVMGLIGVLYF, encoded by the coding sequence ATGTTAAAATATTTCTTGGGAAATAGTCCGAAATGGTTTAAAATGGCCATGATTGGGTTTTTAATTATGAATATAGTTTTATACTATGGTTTACCGATGATCATGGATACACATCAAGCTCATATGATCGTAGCATGGTTGTTCATTGGAGAATTTATTTTCACATTAGCCATGGCATTGAATTGTTATCCATTACAATCAGGAGGATTATTAGCCATACAAGCATTAGCATTAGGTTTAACAACACCCGAAAATGCGTATCATGAAGTAGATTCAAATTTAGAAGTCATCTTACTTTTAATGTTTATGGTGGCGGGTATTTATTTCATGAAACCTTTGTTGATGTATATTTTCAGTAAAGTTTTTACTAAAATAAAATCTAAACTAGTATTATCCCTTTTATTTGTTGCAATAGCGGCTGTTTTATCAGCATTCTTAGATGCTTTAACTGTAACGGCAGTATTAATTAGTGTTGCTGTTGGTTTTTATGGAGTTTATCATAAAATTCACTCTAGTGATTCAGATTACGATGAAAGTGGAGAGTTAGACCGTAAAGAATTAAGTGGTGAAACATTAGAACAATTTAGAAGCTTTTTACGAAGTTTAATTATGCACGGAGCAGTTGGTACTGCTTTAGGAGGAGTTTGTACATTAGTAGGAGAGCCTCAAAATTTATTGATTGGAGAAAAAATGGGTTGGGATTTTATTGAATTCTTCCAACGAATGGCTCATGTGACATTACCTGTATTTTTCTGTGGATTATTAACAACGGTTGTTTTAGAAACAACAGGATGGTTTGGATTTGGAGCTAAATTACCAGAAGTAGCTCGTAAAATAATTGAAAACTATACCAAAGAAGAAGATGATAAACGTACTGATAAAGAAAATTATGGTTTAATTATTCAAGGAATCGCAGCTATATTGTTAATTATAGGATTAGCAACACATATTGCTCCTGTTGGATTTATAGGATTAGCTTTAATTATTTTCCAAACAGCGTTTATGGGAATTATCGAAGAACATCAGCTAGGAAAGGCGTTTGAAGAAGCCTTACCGTTTACAGGATTATTAGTCGTTTTCTTTGTGATTGTGGCGATGATTCATGATCAACATTTATTTAAACCGATCATTGATTGGGCATTAGCATTGCCAGAAAGTCAACAACCAGGTGTGTTTTATTTAGCAAATGGTGCTTTATCAGCTATTTCAGATAATGTATTTGTAGCAACGGTTTACATTGGAGAAGTTAAAGCAGCTGCTGATGCTGGTACAATTACTCAAGAACATTTAGAAGAATTAGCTGTGGCTATCAATACAGGAACTAATTTACCGTCTGTAGCAACACCAAATGGACAGGCAGCTTTCTTATTTTTATTAACATCAGCGTTAGCTCCTTTAATTGATCTTTCGTATGGAAGAATGGTAAAAATGGCTTTGCCTTATACTATTGTTTTAGGGGTTATGGGACTGATTGGAGTATTATACTTTTAA
- a CDS encoding phytochrome-like protein cph1 (Regulatory photoreceptor which exists in two forms that are reversibly interconvertible by light: the R form that absorbs maximally in the red region of the spectrum and the FR form that absorbs maximally in the far-red region. Has also a slight blue shift for the far-red maximum. Forms a two-component system with the rcp1 response regulator. In the N-terminal sectio; belongs to the phytochrome family; Contains 1 GAF domain; Contains 1 histidine kinase domain; Contains 1 PAS (PER-ARNT-SIM) domain.; KEGG: ava:Ava_1559 UJ101; Phosphotransferases with a nitrogenous group as acceptor), with protein MNKNIFRATFILLTLSIVSLLYLVLNGLITRNDEKSADQLRLEKEINLSRLFNHSEILKRSTLLYVASSDEKWKTRYDRYIDTIKLDLRTLKSSIGGSLYQYEILDDEFKRLREIENKAFYLLKDSGNEEAYNYLIDDDDSEAAYIELVDIFYNKVFGFSAVNKEIELIRLKGSILMADEILTSSTYMAVYTNDDRWIKQYSQTERKLDKYLAEAVSEDKNIQEAIQANEVLVLMEKRAQDFIKSGQKQEGLGILESDQYTGNKKVFSDVMQKFRETINENAFAIVKDRFEKFIQEMVVSLGLIVILMLLALFLFSYQNSLDNTNSKLKKLNKQLNQKNAQLNNFAHIISHDLKAPLRHMTFYLEEIGYNEILQHGGCEKTEQVLADIESAKEQSYYMYGMIDEMLEFSKISTHQIQMKYIDTDAAITQILSNISIPENIKVIRDVKLPTVLSDEVSLNQIFRNLITNAIKYNDKENGYIEFGCKETNRSFIFSVKDNGIGIPDVEREKVFNLFYKTKDNKESHGVGLSIVKKSAEIIGGEISLDSEVGKGTIFYVEIPKE; from the coding sequence ATGAATAAGAATATATTTCGAGCAACCTTTATATTACTAACGTTAAGTATAGTATCACTCCTTTATTTAGTTTTGAATGGTTTAATAACCCGAAACGATGAGAAATCTGCTGATCAATTACGATTGGAGAAGGAAATCAATTTATCTAGGTTATTTAATCATTCAGAAATTTTAAAACGATCTACGTTGCTTTATGTAGCAAGTAGTGATGAAAAATGGAAAACTAGATACGACCGATATATTGATACCATAAAATTAGATTTACGAACTTTAAAATCTTCAATAGGAGGTAGTCTTTATCAATATGAAATTTTAGATGATGAATTCAAGCGTTTAAGAGAAATTGAAAATAAAGCTTTTTATTTACTGAAAGATTCAGGAAATGAAGAAGCTTATAATTATTTGATAGATGATGATGATTCTGAGGCAGCTTACATAGAATTGGTTGATATATTTTATAATAAAGTTTTTGGTTTTTCTGCAGTGAATAAAGAAATTGAATTGATTCGTTTGAAAGGAAGTATTCTTATGGCAGACGAAATTCTAACTTCATCAACTTACATGGCTGTATACACAAATGATGATCGTTGGATCAAACAATATAGTCAAACAGAAAGAAAATTAGATAAATACCTAGCAGAAGCTGTTAGTGAAGACAAAAATATTCAAGAAGCCATTCAAGCAAATGAAGTATTGGTTTTAATGGAGAAACGTGCACAAGATTTCATTAAAAGTGGGCAAAAACAAGAAGGTTTAGGTATTTTAGAAAGTGATCAATACACTGGAAATAAGAAGGTTTTTAGTGATGTAATGCAAAAATTTAGAGAAACTATTAATGAAAATGCATTTGCTATTGTTAAAGACCGATTTGAGAAGTTTATTCAAGAAATGGTGGTAAGCTTAGGATTAATTGTAATATTAATGCTCTTAGCGTTGTTTTTATTTAGTTATCAGAATAGTTTAGATAATACAAATTCTAAATTGAAGAAACTGAATAAACAATTGAATCAAAAAAATGCTCAGTTAAATAATTTTGCTCATATTATTTCGCATGATTTAAAAGCTCCATTACGTCATATGACGTTTTATTTAGAAGAAATAGGATATAATGAAATTTTACAGCATGGTGGATGTGAAAAAACAGAACAAGTTTTAGCCGATATTGAGAGTGCCAAAGAACAATCGTATTATATGTATGGAATGATTGATGAAATGTTAGAGTTTTCAAAAATTTCAACACATCAAATACAAATGAAATATATAGATACAGATGCTGCAATAACCCAGATACTTTCAAATATTTCGATTCCTGAAAATATTAAAGTGATTCGTGATGTAAAATTACCTACCGTACTTTCTGATGAAGTGAGTTTAAATCAAATTTTTAGAAACTTGATTACCAATGCTATAAAATATAATGATAAAGAAAATGGTTATATTGAGTTTGGATGTAAAGAGACCAATCGATCGTTTATTTTTTCAGTGAAAGATAACGGGATTGGAATTCCAGATGTAGAAAGAGAAAAAGTCTTTAATCTATTCTATAAAACAAAAGATAATAAAGAAAGTCATGGGGTTGGATTAAGTATTGTGAAAAAGAGTGCTGAAATTATAGGAGGTGAGATTTCGTTAGATTCTGAAGTAGGAAAAGGAACTATTTTTTACGTAGAAATCCCAAAAGAATAA